Proteins encoded together in one Vibrio lentus window:
- a CDS encoding ABC transporter ATP-binding protein has translation MASVSLKNIKKYWDNFTAINDLSLEIKDKEFLVLLGPSGCGKTTTMRMIAGLDTPSEGEVYIDGEYVNDTHPRDRDIAMVFQSYGLYPQKTVYGNIAFPLEMQRVPKDELHDRVMRAAKRVELEHLLDRKPATLSGGQRQRVALARAIVREPRMFLMDEPLSNLDAKLRVSMRALLKNLHHEFQRTTVYVTHDQIEAMTLADRVAVLYQGKIQQLDTPKEIYNNPASLFVASFIGSPGMNFIKGSLSAGTFSGVSCSVEGFNTSDNAAVTLGVRPEDVALCPVEESNLYGDVYSVEMTGECTLITVQVDEHYVICRTDKHCTVGMGDRVGFKFNLDHTYLFDTESEQRIYREQATSCIQAA, from the coding sequence ATGGCATCAGTTTCACTCAAGAACATTAAGAAGTACTGGGACAATTTCACCGCCATTAATGACTTGTCATTGGAAATCAAAGACAAAGAGTTTCTGGTTTTACTAGGCCCATCAGGCTGCGGTAAAACAACGACGATGCGAATGATCGCTGGTCTTGATACACCAAGCGAAGGTGAGGTTTACATTGATGGTGAATACGTCAACGACACTCATCCTAGAGATCGTGATATTGCGATGGTGTTTCAAAGCTACGGCCTATACCCGCAAAAGACCGTGTACGGAAACATAGCCTTCCCTCTTGAGATGCAACGCGTACCAAAAGACGAGCTGCATGATCGTGTTATGCGCGCAGCCAAGCGTGTTGAGCTAGAACATCTACTTGACCGAAAGCCTGCGACCCTTTCTGGTGGTCAACGTCAACGTGTTGCGTTGGCTCGCGCAATCGTTCGTGAGCCTCGTATGTTCTTGATGGACGAACCCCTATCCAACCTAGATGCGAAGCTACGCGTTTCCATGCGTGCCCTTCTTAAAAACCTACACCACGAATTTCAGCGTACGACGGTTTACGTAACTCATGACCAAATTGAGGCAATGACGCTTGCGGACCGTGTTGCGGTGCTTTACCAAGGCAAAATTCAACAATTGGACACACCAAAAGAGATCTACAACAACCCAGCAAGTTTGTTTGTAGCGAGTTTTATTGGCTCTCCGGGTATGAACTTCATTAAAGGCAGCCTGTCTGCGGGTACATTCTCGGGCGTTAGCTGTTCAGTTGAAGGATTTAACACCTCAGACAATGCAGCTGTGACATTAGGAGTGCGCCCTGAAGACGTGGCTTTGTGTCCCGTTGAAGAAAGTAATCTTTATGGCGACGTTTATTCCGTTGAGATGACCGGAGAATGCACACTGATTACCGTTCAGGTTGATGAGCATTACGTTATTTGTCGCACAGACAAGCATTGTACGGTTGGAATGGGCGATCGCGTGGGCTTTAAGTTCAACCTTGATCATACCTACCTTTTCGATACTGAATCTGAACAACGCATTTATCGCGAACAAGCAACCAGCTGTATCCAAGCAGCTTAA
- a CDS encoding TRAP transporter large permease: MTSALLFGSFGLLLLIGVPVGIALAGASMLAILSLPFLNVEFLVQGLVTGLDSFPLLAVVLFTLAGNLMSQGGISKRLLHVAEVFFGHFTGGLGIVAIVACMFFASISGTGSATVAAIGLTMIPSMVKKGYDRSFAGALIASSGGIGVIIPPSVVMIVYAITAEVSVTKMFMAGIVPGVVVGLVLIGYCLIVSKIRGYKGNDRKATWPERLTALKEAIWAMLLPVIILGGIYSGIFTPTESAAIGVLYGLFFGMFVYKELDYKKVVKIILESSLLVGAVLVIVGASVTFGRILTLERLPTEIAQFILSITENKLLILLCITALLLIVGTFMETLAAIVILTPILLPIVTALGMDPIHFGIVMIVNLAIGFVTPPLGANLFMASQVGNVPIESLSRAIIGWIGALLVALMLITFIPALSLTLPNILG; this comes from the coding sequence ATGACCTCTGCTTTATTATTTGGCAGTTTCGGATTACTGCTTCTAATTGGCGTACCCGTTGGTATCGCACTCGCTGGTGCCAGCATGCTCGCGATATTGAGCCTCCCATTTTTAAACGTTGAGTTCTTAGTTCAAGGCTTGGTTACAGGGTTAGATTCCTTCCCTCTTCTTGCTGTCGTGTTATTCACGCTTGCTGGCAACTTAATGAGCCAAGGCGGAATTTCTAAACGCCTCCTTCACGTTGCAGAAGTCTTCTTTGGTCACTTCACTGGTGGTTTGGGTATTGTCGCGATCGTAGCATGTATGTTCTTCGCTTCGATTTCTGGTACAGGGTCAGCAACCGTTGCCGCCATTGGCTTAACCATGATCCCGTCTATGGTCAAAAAGGGCTACGACCGCAGTTTTGCTGGCGCACTTATTGCCTCTTCAGGTGGTATTGGGGTGATTATCCCTCCATCTGTCGTGATGATCGTATACGCAATCACCGCCGAAGTGTCCGTCACCAAAATGTTCATGGCCGGCATCGTGCCCGGGGTTGTGGTTGGTTTAGTGCTGATCGGTTACTGTTTGATCGTATCTAAAATTCGTGGCTACAAAGGCAATGATAGAAAAGCGACATGGCCAGAACGCCTCACTGCATTAAAAGAAGCGATATGGGCGATGTTATTGCCTGTCATCATTCTTGGTGGTATCTATTCGGGTATCTTCACCCCGACAGAGTCCGCTGCGATTGGTGTGTTGTATGGTTTGTTCTTCGGCATGTTCGTCTACAAAGAACTCGATTATAAAAAGGTCGTTAAGATCATTTTAGAATCTTCCTTGTTGGTTGGTGCTGTACTCGTGATTGTGGGTGCTTCGGTCACCTTTGGTCGAATCCTGACGCTTGAACGCCTACCAACGGAAATCGCACAGTTCATTCTCTCTATTACGGAAAACAAACTGCTCATCTTGCTATGTATCACTGCGCTTCTGCTCATCGTCGGTACATTCATGGAGACATTAGCGGCGATTGTTATCTTGACTCCAATCCTGCTACCTATCGTCACAGCATTAGGAATGGACCCAATTCACTTTGGTATCGTGATGATAGTGAACCTAGCCATCGGCTTTGTGACTCCGCCACTCGGAGCCAACCTCTTCATGGCGAGTCAAGTCGGCAATGTCCCCATTGAATCCTTGTCTCGAGCTATCATAGGTTGGATTGGTGCCCTACTCGTCGCTTTGATGCTCATCACCTTTATTCCGGCACTATCTCTCACCTTACCGAATATCTTGGGGTGA
- a CDS encoding TRAP transporter small permease, with amino-acid sequence MKWFRLFDRYFEPTLIVFSISLMTALLCLQITLRLFDASIAWAEELARYLFVWAMYLSISYCIRDDRHIRIRLFIDKLPGNLTHYSLILSDLIYLAFSCTIAWFGFKVIGRSLKLGQIAPAMEIPIACLYASVLVCAMLSSIRLVVSINKRISIIAYSPKPVRLTQHRYRHLKAKHRTSNRLLELSL; translated from the coding sequence ATGAAATGGTTTCGACTGTTCGACCGATATTTCGAACCGACACTTATCGTGTTCTCTATTTCGTTAATGACCGCTTTATTATGCTTACAAATTACATTGCGCCTATTCGATGCCTCAATTGCATGGGCAGAAGAACTCGCTCGTTATCTTTTTGTTTGGGCAATGTATTTGAGCATCAGCTACTGCATTCGCGATGACCGACATATCCGTATTCGTCTATTCATCGACAAACTACCGGGTAATTTAACCCACTACAGCCTGATCCTTTCTGACCTTATTTACCTAGCTTTCAGCTGTACGATCGCTTGGTTTGGTTTCAAGGTTATCGGCCGTAGCTTAAAGTTGGGCCAGATCGCCCCAGCAATGGAAATCCCAATTGCATGCTTATACGCTTCGGTTCTTGTGTGTGCCATGTTAAGTTCCATTCGATTGGTAGTCAGCATTAACAAGCGCATTTCAATCATTGCTTACTCACCAAAACCCGTTCGACTCACTCAACATCGTTACCGTCACTTGAAAGCAAAACATCGCACTTCTAACCGTTTGTTGGAGCTAAGCTTATGA
- a CDS encoding TRAP transporter substrate-binding protein, with amino-acid sequence MKRAIFTSITALGLTLSSMNTFASNVIRLAHDSQETSPVHKAMLHFEKELEARSNGELEVEIYPARQLGDVRETTELVQQGNLQMTFGASVLLSPYVPEFNVLDVFYLFEDEAQAHKALDSDKIGKPLLTSMESKGFHGLGFMEVGFRSITNNKQPIESIEDLNSLKIRSASNPTQISAWKSVGTAPTPLSWGEIFTSLQQGLINSQESAVYSIYAERFYEAQEYLSLTNHIYTNYVLFMNKEFWDSLPSDQQALINEVSQETIAKQRELAAKQNQEVIKELEAKGMTVNVVPTDVRAQMKEKMNAAVYQELRSKTGEELFDSVITEIEHL; translated from the coding sequence ATGAAACGCGCAATCTTTACCTCGATTACTGCCCTCGGCTTAACCCTATCTAGTATGAATACGTTTGCAAGCAACGTTATTCGTCTTGCTCACGATAGCCAAGAAACATCACCAGTGCACAAGGCTATGCTGCACTTTGAAAAAGAGCTTGAAGCTCGCTCGAATGGCGAACTTGAAGTGGAGATCTACCCTGCTCGACAACTCGGCGACGTTCGTGAAACCACAGAGCTCGTACAACAAGGCAATTTACAGATGACTTTTGGGGCATCAGTACTGCTTTCACCTTACGTACCTGAATTTAACGTGCTTGATGTGTTCTACCTGTTTGAAGATGAAGCACAAGCACACAAAGCATTAGACAGTGACAAGATCGGCAAACCACTGCTCACTTCAATGGAGTCAAAAGGATTCCACGGTTTAGGCTTCATGGAAGTCGGCTTTCGTAGCATCACAAACAACAAGCAACCTATCGAAAGTATTGAAGATCTTAACAGCTTAAAGATTCGCTCAGCATCAAACCCAACCCAAATCAGTGCATGGAAATCTGTGGGCACAGCGCCTACACCACTCTCTTGGGGCGAGATATTTACTTCACTGCAACAGGGCTTAATCAATTCGCAAGAGAGTGCGGTTTACTCTATCTATGCTGAACGTTTTTACGAAGCGCAAGAGTACCTGTCGCTCACCAATCATATCTACACCAACTACGTGTTATTCATGAATAAAGAGTTCTGGGACTCTCTACCGAGTGACCAACAAGCGCTAATCAACGAAGTCAGCCAAGAAACAATTGCTAAGCAACGTGAATTGGCCGCTAAGCAAAATCAGGAAGTCATTAAAGAGCTGGAAGCCAAAGGCATGACAGTGAATGTGGTACCAACTGACGTTCGTGCTCAGATGAAAGAAAAAATGAATGCCGCTGTGTATCAAGAACTGCGCAGCAAAACGGGTGAAGAGTTGTTCGACAGCGTGATTACCGAGATAGAACATCTATAA
- a CDS encoding LacI family DNA-binding transcriptional regulator — translation MLGVSQSTVSRAFSPTASISEKKRKMVMDAATKLGYTPNAIARGLISNRSGLVAIALDSESNPMYDLQSRALAMEIQKRGGQVVLCPIDKDDLDLAISRAIEYQVDGLIIATSRLTSRAFAQCEKFGVHLSLINRYTEGINANSAGLDNQKAGMQAADYLLDKGYKQLAYVSGDAGSMTSDKRWLGFAETVKAREAASPIFINSKYSFEAGLEAAKELIEHTSKPDAVFCANDILAMGVMDGLRQLGFSIPGDFAVMGVDDIPMASWPSYDLTTIAQPIGKIVQSAVEDLMQRINENTDAEGTYLLEPGIIIERGSTS, via the coding sequence ATGCTCGGCGTTTCTCAATCTACCGTTTCTAGGGCATTTAGCCCAACCGCAAGTATTAGCGAAAAGAAACGTAAAATGGTTATGGATGCTGCAACCAAACTTGGTTACACGCCGAATGCCATCGCTCGTGGGCTCATTTCCAATCGCTCAGGATTAGTCGCAATCGCACTTGATAGCGAGTCGAACCCAATGTACGACTTGCAATCGCGTGCACTTGCGATGGAAATCCAAAAGCGTGGCGGTCAAGTTGTTCTTTGCCCTATCGACAAAGATGACTTAGATCTCGCCATCTCACGAGCGATTGAGTACCAAGTTGATGGTTTGATCATCGCCACCAGCCGACTGACTTCACGTGCGTTTGCACAATGTGAGAAGTTTGGCGTTCACTTGAGCCTAATTAACCGATATACCGAAGGCATCAACGCGAATAGCGCAGGCTTAGATAACCAAAAAGCAGGCATGCAAGCTGCAGACTACTTACTTGATAAAGGCTATAAACAATTAGCTTACGTGAGTGGCGATGCCGGATCGATGACCAGTGACAAGCGTTGGTTAGGCTTTGCTGAAACCGTGAAAGCACGTGAGGCAGCGTCACCTATCTTCATCAATTCCAAGTACAGTTTTGAAGCAGGATTAGAAGCGGCCAAAGAGTTGATAGAACACACGTCAAAACCTGACGCAGTCTTCTGTGCCAATGATATCCTCGCGATGGGCGTCATGGATGGCCTAAGACAATTGGGCTTTAGTATTCCTGGGGACTTTGCTGTTATGGGTGTCGATGATATTCCAATGGCATCATGGCCTAGCTATGATCTCACCACCATCGCGCAGCCAATCGGTAAAATTGTTCAAAGTGCAGTAGAAGACTTAATGCAACGTATCAATGAAAATACGGACGCGGAAGGTACATACCTATTAGAACCCGGCATCATTATCGAACGCGGTAGTACATCATAA
- a CDS encoding HpcH/HpaI aldolase family protein → MDSFKDILKNTDRLGTFVKTPHPHIIEVLALAELPFVVLDAEHAPFDRSSLDSCILAARANQLPCIVRVQDSQPSTLLNALDCGATGIQIPHVCSAEQAEKLVKMSHYGEGGRGYAGSSRAAKYATKPMANHLKDSKNNTVVIAQIEDPEGVINADTIAAVDGIDALFIGQVDLTVSYGAESVNDECVREASIKIIKAGQQVNKPVGMFVANARAARNWKELGVSFFCVGSEHKMIIDGFRNEQSVMNS, encoded by the coding sequence ATGGATAGCTTCAAAGACATTCTGAAAAACACAGACCGACTCGGAACGTTCGTCAAAACACCCCACCCACACATCATTGAGGTGCTTGCATTAGCTGAGCTGCCTTTCGTTGTTTTGGATGCTGAGCACGCACCGTTTGATCGTTCATCATTGGATAGCTGTATTCTTGCCGCTCGAGCCAATCAACTGCCCTGCATAGTTCGAGTTCAAGATAGCCAGCCATCAACCTTATTGAACGCTTTAGATTGTGGTGCGACGGGCATTCAAATCCCTCACGTGTGCAGTGCTGAACAAGCTGAGAAGTTAGTAAAGATGTCTCATTACGGTGAAGGAGGACGCGGCTATGCTGGTTCGAGTCGCGCTGCGAAATACGCAACGAAACCAATGGCTAACCACCTAAAAGACAGTAAGAACAACACAGTGGTGATCGCCCAAATTGAAGACCCAGAAGGCGTAATCAATGCCGATACCATTGCAGCTGTTGACGGTATCGATGCCCTGTTCATCGGCCAAGTAGACTTAACCGTATCTTATGGCGCTGAGAGTGTAAATGACGAATGTGTTCGAGAAGCGAGCATAAAAATAATCAAAGCAGGTCAACAAGTTAACAAACCTGTAGGTATGTTTGTTGCGAATGCTCGAGCGGCTCGCAACTGGAAAGAGCTTGGAGTCAGTTTCTTTTGTGTGGGCTCTGAACACAAAATGATCATTGATGGCTTTCGAAATGAGCAAAGCGTCATGAATTCATAA
- the hisD gene encoding histidinol dehydrogenase, whose product MARILKHGITEEASASNNAQVRQTVENILSDIEKKGDSAVRELSEKFDNWSPEQFRLTDEQIQACVDALDESTKHDIEFAQTQVRNFAQIQRDSMHDVEVETMPGVVLGHKNVPVNSVGCYIPGGKYPLVASAHMSVLTAKVAGVKRVIACAPPFNGQPNVAIVAAMAMAGADEIYCFGGVQAVGAMALGTETIAPVDMIVGPGNAFVAEAKRQLFGRVGIDLFAGPTETLVIADEEGCDPELAAADLLGQAEHGYNSPAVLLTNSETFAKETVKEVERQLTILPTAEIAGKAWENYGQVILCDSYEEMVEVADDLASEHVQVMTKDPKYFLDNMTNYGALFLGRETNVSYGDKCIGTNHTLPTNKAARYTGGLWVGKFIKTCTYQRVTESASLKVGEYCSRLCALEGFAGHKEQADIRVRRYKEKLVEA is encoded by the coding sequence ATGGCTCGCATTCTAAAACACGGCATCACTGAAGAAGCATCGGCATCAAACAACGCGCAAGTACGTCAAACGGTTGAGAACATTCTTTCTGACATCGAAAAGAAAGGTGATAGTGCAGTTCGTGAACTTTCAGAGAAATTTGATAACTGGTCTCCTGAGCAGTTTCGTTTAACCGATGAGCAAATTCAGGCATGTGTGGACGCATTGGATGAATCAACTAAGCACGATATTGAATTCGCACAAACACAAGTACGTAATTTTGCACAGATCCAACGTGACTCAATGCACGATGTTGAAGTTGAAACGATGCCAGGTGTGGTACTAGGACACAAAAATGTTCCGGTAAACAGTGTTGGTTGTTATATCCCAGGTGGTAAATACCCATTGGTAGCCTCTGCACACATGAGTGTTCTTACTGCCAAAGTCGCTGGTGTGAAACGCGTTATTGCTTGCGCTCCTCCTTTTAATGGTCAACCAAATGTAGCGATTGTTGCCGCGATGGCGATGGCGGGTGCAGACGAAATTTACTGCTTCGGTGGCGTTCAAGCGGTTGGGGCGATGGCTCTTGGTACCGAGACGATTGCCCCAGTCGACATGATTGTTGGTCCAGGTAATGCTTTTGTTGCAGAAGCAAAACGCCAACTGTTCGGTCGTGTTGGTATCGATTTGTTTGCTGGTCCAACAGAAACATTGGTTATTGCTGATGAAGAAGGTTGTGACCCTGAATTAGCAGCAGCGGATCTATTGGGTCAGGCTGAGCATGGTTATAACTCTCCAGCTGTTCTTTTGACGAACAGTGAAACATTTGCAAAAGAGACAGTAAAAGAAGTTGAGCGTCAGCTGACTATTCTTCCTACTGCTGAAATTGCAGGTAAGGCTTGGGAAAATTACGGACAAGTTATCCTGTGTGACAGCTATGAAGAGATGGTTGAAGTGGCCGATGACCTTGCTTCTGAGCACGTACAAGTTATGACAAAAGATCCTAAGTACTTCTTAGACAACATGACGAACTACGGTGCGTTGTTCTTAGGTCGTGAGACTAATGTTTCTTACGGAGATAAATGCATCGGCACTAACCACACTTTGCCAACGAATAAAGCAGCGCGTTACACGGGCGGTCTTTGGGTCGGTAAATTCATTAAAACGTGTACTTACCAGCGTGTAACGGAATCAGCGTCGTTGAAAGTCGGTGAATACTGCTCTCGCTTATGTGCACTAGAAGGTTTCGCTGGTCATAAAGAGCAAGCCGATATCCGTGTTCGTCGTTACAAAGAAAAATTGGTAGAGGCATAA
- a CDS encoding SDR family NAD(P)-dependent oxidoreductase, whose translation MTKLALVTGGSGGIGAAICHKLAQSGYRVVFTYNSNESAAQTILDTLEGSGHAMYQLNVEDSSAIGALAEQVKESSTSLDLLVNCAGMTKFVAHSDLESLNDELIDKIFRVNVRAPFAMVRAFEPLLRSAKGCVVNITSIAAQTAMGSNVAYCASKSAVENMTRSLARALSPDIRVLAVAPGLVDTEFVKGLDDEWRNAQEQSTPLKRLASDLEVANAVYAAAELLTFSTGNTIAVDGGRPLGN comes from the coding sequence ATGACGAAACTCGCCTTAGTTACAGGCGGCAGTGGCGGCATTGGTGCCGCCATATGTCACAAGCTCGCGCAATCTGGCTACCGTGTTGTGTTTACCTACAACAGCAACGAAAGCGCAGCTCAAACGATCTTAGATACCTTGGAAGGCTCTGGCCACGCTATGTATCAACTGAATGTTGAAGACAGTTCCGCAATTGGTGCGTTAGCCGAACAAGTGAAAGAGTCGTCAACTTCTTTAGACTTGTTAGTGAACTGTGCTGGCATGACCAAGTTTGTCGCGCACAGTGATTTAGAGTCACTCAATGATGAGCTGATAGATAAAATCTTCCGTGTAAATGTGCGAGCTCCATTCGCAATGGTACGTGCATTCGAACCTTTACTTCGTAGCGCTAAAGGTTGCGTGGTGAACATCACTTCAATTGCGGCACAAACGGCAATGGGCAGTAACGTGGCTTACTGCGCGAGTAAGTCTGCAGTTGAGAATATGACGCGATCTTTAGCGCGTGCCTTGTCTCCTGATATTCGAGTACTTGCTGTGGCTCCAGGCCTAGTGGACACCGAATTTGTCAAAGGTCTCGATGATGAGTGGCGTAACGCGCAAGAGCAATCAACACCGCTAAAACGATTGGCGAGTGATCTCGAGGTTGCGAATGCCGTTTATGCAGCAGCAGAACTACTGACATTTTCAACCGGCAATACCATTGCAGTCGATGGTGGCAGGCCTTTAGGTAATTAA
- a CDS encoding cupin domain-containing protein yields MTLQYKINNNLVRYMELIPGTSAFIDARTPGSDLKDNFCIIGAGVAESSRQHVHIRETAGFNIGAAGQPPGIKNSLHSHHTAELFVVFKGQFRFYWGNEGENEAVLSHGDVISIPTNLFRGFEVVGRDYGFMYSVLGGDNSGGGVVWHPSVITDSQGYGLYLKADGTLVDTIDGDTVPNDSDLMPLLTADELGQFDTYTAEQMMPFVALKKDYREVSGDFDKPGVKQFALTGHPSSGYDFQVKSVDDVSIMAYELTEGASIPVHKRSEKQVLINFEGDTLLNIVQDGEQAQVVLTTGDVFSVPDGASYSLENLRGTSFTYVVLGSDQPQAL; encoded by the coding sequence ATGACCCTACAATATAAAATTAATAACAATTTAGTCCGCTACATGGAACTGATTCCTGGTACGAGTGCATTCATCGATGCGCGCACTCCAGGCAGCGATCTAAAAGATAACTTCTGCATTATTGGAGCAGGAGTCGCGGAAAGCAGCCGTCAGCATGTTCATATTCGTGAAACGGCTGGTTTTAACATCGGTGCTGCTGGTCAGCCTCCGGGTATCAAGAACTCTCTGCATTCACACCATACCGCAGAACTGTTCGTTGTCTTCAAAGGTCAATTCAGATTTTATTGGGGCAATGAGGGTGAAAATGAAGCTGTGTTGTCACATGGTGATGTTATCTCTATTCCTACTAACCTTTTCAGAGGTTTTGAGGTGGTAGGGCGCGATTACGGCTTTATGTATTCTGTGTTAGGTGGTGATAATTCCGGTGGTGGCGTGGTTTGGCACCCGAGTGTGATTACCGATAGCCAAGGTTACGGTTTATACCTGAAAGCAGACGGCACACTGGTTGATACCATTGACGGTGATACCGTTCCAAATGACTCCGATCTGATGCCACTGTTAACGGCAGATGAGCTTGGTCAATTTGATACCTACACGGCTGAACAGATGATGCCATTTGTTGCGCTGAAAAAGGATTACCGAGAAGTGTCGGGTGATTTTGACAAGCCTGGCGTTAAGCAGTTTGCGTTAACAGGACACCCATCATCTGGCTATGACTTCCAAGTTAAAAGCGTAGATGACGTGAGTATAATGGCTTATGAACTGACTGAAGGTGCGAGCATCCCAGTACATAAACGCAGTGAGAAGCAGGTGCTGATTAACTTTGAAGGTGACACTTTGTTAAACATCGTTCAAGACGGCGAGCAAGCACAAGTCGTCCTGACCACCGGTGATGTGTTCAGCGTTCCAGATGGCGCGTCATACAGCCTTGAAAACCTACGTGGGACTAGCTTTACTTATGTCGTTCTTGGTTCTGACCAACCACAAGCTTTGTAG
- a CDS encoding alpha/beta fold hydrolase: MKPEVPLLWLPGLLCDETLFQDVNKELPDWVAPFTCDLGTQTSMQALARKVLENAPESFVLGGLSMGGILAFEVFRQAPERVKGLILMDTNAADEKPEVSEKRNSLVDKAKAGEFESITPDILMPLLIHPNQLVNQELTQRITQMATNIGMERFEAHAQALATRPDARPLLADIQVPTLIITGKDDLLCPIDNHLLMAKHIKQVSLHVIPDCGHLSTMEQPKVVAHHICSWFKASLPESL, from the coding sequence ATGAAACCAGAAGTACCACTGTTATGGCTACCTGGTTTGTTGTGTGATGAAACGTTGTTCCAAGACGTCAATAAAGAGCTGCCCGACTGGGTGGCTCCTTTTACTTGTGACTTAGGAACGCAAACATCCATGCAAGCTTTGGCAAGGAAGGTCTTAGAAAATGCCCCTGAAAGCTTTGTTCTCGGTGGATTATCTATGGGGGGAATCCTCGCGTTTGAAGTGTTTAGACAAGCACCTGAGCGGGTGAAAGGCTTGATCTTAATGGATACCAATGCCGCTGATGAAAAGCCTGAGGTATCTGAAAAAAGAAATTCTCTGGTAGATAAAGCAAAAGCTGGGGAGTTTGAGTCGATAACACCTGATATTTTGATGCCACTTCTTATCCATCCTAACCAGTTAGTGAATCAAGAACTGACTCAACGAATTACTCAAATGGCGACTAACATCGGCATGGAAAGGTTTGAGGCTCACGCTCAGGCGTTGGCGACTCGTCCTGATGCGAGACCACTATTGGCCGATATTCAGGTTCCGACGTTGATCATTACTGGGAAAGATGACCTGTTATGCCCAATCGATAATCACCTGTTAATGGCAAAACACATAAAGCAGGTATCACTTCATGTAATTCCTGATTGTGGTCATCTATCGACAATGGAACAGCCTAAGGTGGTCGCGCATCATATTTGTAGCTGGTTTAAAGCAAGTCTGCCTGAATCTTTATAG
- a CDS encoding LysR family transcriptional regulator — MEFDLLKAFCQLAKSGNYRLASEQLYITQSALTKKIQRLESNIGASLFSRGRNGAELTHAGRTLLAEAQRLVHSMQAFEQLSGSVVNGTQGHLNIAFGVSTYHEAPKLIAAYKQRYSDVHITLNDTPSKQQTDELLNHELDISFNRIPESLDLESLTLFNDSLVVAIHKDLLKQAPSKNLVVSELSKWPYLKLAQHRGPGLDRQIQQYCLANKIDLSKTQEADDILTLLALVSANIGFTIVPSSAQFISNTDVEFIALEGEYATWPVGLIWNRKSENPLKDRFVEFVARQMGNES, encoded by the coding sequence ATGGAATTTGATCTACTGAAGGCATTTTGTCAGCTGGCTAAGTCGGGCAATTACCGTTTGGCGTCAGAGCAGCTCTACATCACTCAATCGGCACTCACTAAAAAGATTCAAAGACTTGAATCCAACATTGGGGCATCTTTGTTTTCTCGTGGCAGGAATGGCGCAGAGCTCACGCACGCAGGAAGAACATTACTGGCAGAAGCCCAACGTTTGGTTCATTCAATGCAGGCGTTTGAGCAGCTGTCAGGCTCTGTGGTGAACGGGACTCAGGGACATTTGAACATTGCCTTTGGCGTGTCTACTTATCATGAAGCACCCAAGCTTATTGCAGCTTATAAACAACGATACTCAGACGTTCATATCACGTTAAATGACACACCTTCCAAGCAACAAACAGATGAACTGTTAAACCATGAGCTCGATATCAGCTTCAATCGGATACCAGAATCATTGGATTTAGAAAGCCTTACACTGTTCAATGATTCGCTTGTGGTCGCGATACACAAAGATCTTCTCAAGCAAGCGCCAAGCAAAAACCTCGTCGTCTCTGAGTTATCGAAATGGCCTTATCTAAAGCTGGCCCAACATCGCGGCCCTGGGTTAGACAGACAGATTCAACAATATTGCCTTGCCAATAAAATCGACTTATCAAAGACGCAAGAAGCCGATGATATCCTAACCCTGCTTGCCTTGGTTTCTGCCAATATCGGTTTCACCATTGTACCTAGCAGTGCGCAGTTCATTAGTAACACCGATGTGGAATTCATTGCGTTAGAAGGTGAATACGCCACTTGGCCAGTGGGGTTGATATGGAATAGGAAGAGTGAAAATCCACTCAAAGATAGGTTTGTGGAGTTTGTGGCCCGACAGATGGGAAACGAATCATGA